The following proteins come from a genomic window of Diadema setosum chromosome 20, eeDiaSeto1, whole genome shotgun sequence:
- the LOC140243651 gene encoding tolloid-like protein 2, translating to MRTLLLFCLPVLWFGLVTAKPRPLFYNELMEDAVEDKIDDDIFQSKSRTKRQSVTSYKETKQQLRLLKVRMDDIQISPCDPEDVLKGVQCPEEDKCIKWNQVCDEVQDCGLPQLGECLNQTVQQYRIEREDLCNGDENREWCDLKRHIPRRCGEDIDLSQQSGNRTARIVSPNYPRQYPSDIYCYWMVKTSEGGSLSVSFKKFDTEPNYDFFSLGVGAKENEEEPSSYLIYKLSGPELPDPASFRIQGNQLWISFKSDDWDNYSGFEIHVADTSVFDPGNVAESPFPDAKNTSCGGRIRLDIDGEETITTPNYPENYGNYFQCDWVIRIVPGRRIGISFKTFTLETNQDFVEIGSGGNPGTDAMTKLTGRSVPSKAVLVENNVAWIRFTSDPANTRRGFMAVVRDQPYNGCGGEIAIPRDGSIVVASPLFPDLGYRINLNCIWKFTGDPERRVSVVFKEFSTEKKYDTVSAGIGPSPARDGSNYVIQSHSGNTLPDPAGFDSPTNEAWIYFRSDASVIDRGFKVEISDTSIISSNYTPEAKPTREPDTDCGGEVTGGRFSTKLVINSPGRPYRKFLDCLWEVDIPFGGRVRIFFTQFNTEGSRDVLFMGNGTDPDDESSIFLTHSGRNKPKEIRTVANKIWMRFVTDSVNEFSGWTAIIEALPYNECGGYLFIPTDGSLTIGSPNFPYNYFDNQNCYYQINGAPGRRIEVNFLEFTTEARMLDHLSIGEGCLQEGGDIIVGNHSGYGVPPPGRFFSRRNAVWMRFHSNEVNTYQGFLINFADATTPADDSGARCEVFVPPTMPPTTTKKPFKPVIYQEVDDWSGVGPGPDWYYYGETGSGDNPAADNQYTMTDFDYSSPAAEETLPQTNEASSSRGDFA from the exons GACAAGATCGATGATGACATCTTCCAATCAAAATCGAGAACGAAGCGTCAATCGGTGACGTCATACAAGGAAACAAAGCAGCAGTTAAGATTACTCAAAGTGCGTATGGACGATATTCAAATTTCAC CCTGTGACCCCGAGGACGTGTTAAAGGGCGTGCAGTGTCCAGAGGAAGACAAGTGTATCAAATGGAACCAGGTTTGTGACGAGGTTCAAGACTGCGGTCTACCACAACTCGGAGAGTGCCTCAACCAAACTGTACAGCAGTACCGGATTGAACGGGAGGACCTGTGCAACGGAGATGAGAACAGAGAATGGTGTGATCTCAAAAGGCACATTCCACGAA GATGTGGAGAGGACATTGACCTTTCTCAGCAGAGTGGTAACAGGACAGCTCGTATTGTGTCTCCCAACTACCCCCGCCAGTACCCCAGCGATATCTACTGCTACTGGATGGTGAAGACGTCCGAGGGAGGTAGCCTCAGTGTATCATTCAAGAAGTTTGACACGGAGCCTAACTATGACTTCTTCAGCCTGGGAGTAG GCGCGAAGGAGAACGAGGAAGAACCGTCAAGTTACCTGATCTACAAACTTAGTGGCCCTGAGCTACCAGATCCAGCCAGTTTCCGTATCCAGGGCAACCAGCTGTGGATTTCATTCAAGAGTGATGACTGGGACAACTACTCTGGGTTTGAGATCCACGTCGCAGACACTTCCGTTTTTG ATCCAGGGAATGTTGCGGAGAGCCCCTTCCCCGACGCAAAAAATACCA GTTGCGGGGGTAGAATCAGGCTTGATATCGATGGCGAAGAGACCATTACCACGCCCAATTACCCGGAGAACTATGGTAACTACTTCCAGTGTGACTGGGTGATCCGGATCGTCCCTGGACGCCGCATTGGAATCTCATTCAAGACCTTTACCCTGGAGACCAATCAG GACTTCGTGGAGATTGGTTCGGGCGGCAACCCCGGTACTGATGCCATGACGAAGCTTACGGGTCGCTCCGTACCAAGCAAGGCGGTACTGGTTGAAAACAACGTAGCTTGGATCAGGTTCACCTCTGACCCCGCCAACACTCGGCGTGGATTCATGGCCGTTGTCAGAGACCAGCCTTACAATG GATGCGGAGGTGAAATCGCGATTCCACGAGATGGTTCCATCGTGGTCGCCTCTCCACTCTTCCCCGACCTCGGCTATCGTATCAACCTCAACTGTATCTGGAAGTTCACGGGCGACCCAGAGAGGCGTGTATCCGTTGTCTTCAAAGAGTTCTCAACGGAGAAAAAATACGACACTGTCAGTGCTGGCATTGGACCGTCGCCTGCCCGCGATGGTTCCAACTACGTCATCCAGAGCCACAGTGGGAATACCCTACCTGATCCAGCCGGCTTTGACTCGCCCACGAACGAGGCGTGGATCTACTTCCGGTCAGATGCATCGGTCATCGACCGTGGATTCAAAGTGGAGATTTCAGACACTTCCATTATTT CTTCGAACTACACTCCTGAGGCCAAGCCAACGAGGGAGCCAGACACGG ATTGTGGTGGAGAGGTGACGGGAGGTCGTTTCAGCACCAAGCTGGTCATCAACTCACCCGGTAGACCGTACCGGAAGTTCTTGGACTGTCTTTGGGAAGTTGATATTCCTTTCGGCGGCCGAGTGCGCATTTTCTTCACCCAGTTCAACACAGAGGGCTCTCGTGATGTCCTCTTCATGGGTAATGGCACCGATCCAGACGATGAGAGTAGTATTTTCCTGACTCACAGTGGCCGAAACAAACCCAAGGAGATCAGGACGGTGGCTAATAAAATCTGGATGAGATTTGTTACCGACTCCGTCAACGAATTTTCTGGTTGGACAGCTATCATCGAGGCACTCCCCTATAATG AGTGCGGTGGATATTTGTTTATCCCTACGGACGGGTCGCTGACCATTGGTTCCCCGAACTTTCCCTACAACTACTTCGACAACCAAAACTGCTACTACCAGATCAACGGGGCGCCTGGTCGCAGGATAGAAGTCAACTTCCTGGAGTTCACCACAGAGGCCAGAATGTTGGACCACCTCAGCATCGGAGAAGGCTGTCTACAGGAAGGTGGGGATATCATTGTGGGGAACCACAGCGGCTACGGGGTACCTCCTCCCGGTCGATTTTTCTCCAGACGCAATGCGGTGTGGATGAGGTTCCATTCCAACGAGGTCAACACTTACCAGGGCTTCCTCATCAATTTTGCGGACGCAACCACTCCAGCTg ACGACTCGGGAGCCCGCTGCGAAGTTTTCGTACCACCAACAATGCCCCCGACCACCACCAAGAAACCGttcaaacctgtcatctaccAGGAGGTCGATGACTGGTCAGGCGTGGGTCCTGGTCCCGACTGGTACTACTACGGGGAAACTGGCAGTGGTGATAATCCAGCAGCAGACAACCAGTACACCATGACTGACTTTGACTACTCATCTCCAGCGGCTGAGGAGACTCTGCCCCAGACCAATGAGGCGAGTTCCTCCCGAGGGGACTTCGCGTAA